A genome region from Deinococcus aerolatus includes the following:
- a CDS encoding cobalamin B12-binding domain-containing protein gives MTDRRIRVLIAKPGMDGHDRGAKVVARALRDAGMEVIYTGLRQTAEMIVNAAVQEDVDAIGLSVLSGAHMHYFRDVMALLREKDATDIIVFGGGIIPDQDLPKLKELGVGRVFTPGANTEDAATYLKGAVGERWRAQGEE, from the coding sequence ATGACAGACCGCCGAATACGGGTCCTGATCGCCAAGCCGGGCATGGACGGCCATGACCGGGGCGCGAAAGTGGTGGCCCGCGCCCTGCGCGACGCCGGAATGGAAGTGATCTACACCGGCCTGCGCCAGACCGCCGAGATGATCGTCAACGCCGCCGTGCAGGAGGACGTGGACGCCATCGGCCTGAGCGTGCTTTCGGGAGCGCACATGCACTACTTCCGCGACGTGATGGCGCTGCTCAGGGAAAAGGACGCCACCGACATCATCGTCTTCGGCGGCGGCATCATTCCCGATCAGGATCTGCCCAAGCTCAAGGAACTGGGGGTGGGCCGGGTCTTCACGCCCGGCGCGAACACCGAGGACGCGGCCACCTACCTCAAGGGGGCCGTGGGCGAACGCTGGCGGGCGCAGGGGGAGGAATGA
- a CDS encoding alpha/beta fold hydrolase → MSESVTVNGVKLVYDDSGASKNQKATIVTLHGGPGMSSRAGDWAAFQPLTDGYRLISYDQRGNGQSEGSEPYSHAQFVADLEALRETLNLGKIVVLGGSYGGFLALEYALAHPQNLQAVILRDTAASNRFQDTSKKRAMDSEFPMDEASLDRLFSGQMRDNDDFRASFAQIQPLYTVERDPAAEAERLARIPFRYATHNWAFSRNQPEYDLVARLREIKVPVLVTVGRHDWITPLEASEELAAHLPNSELVVFEHSGHSPQLEEQPLYLQTVRGFLTRHISAVNA, encoded by the coding sequence ATGAGCGAGAGCGTCACTGTCAACGGCGTGAAGCTCGTCTATGACGATTCCGGGGCCAGTAAAAACCAGAAGGCCACCATCGTCACCCTGCACGGTGGTCCCGGCATGAGCAGTCGCGCCGGGGACTGGGCTGCCTTTCAGCCCCTGACCGACGGGTACCGCCTGATCTCCTACGATCAGCGCGGCAACGGCCAGTCGGAGGGCAGCGAGCCGTATTCTCACGCGCAGTTCGTGGCCGATCTGGAGGCGCTGCGTGAGACGCTGAATCTCGGCAAGATCGTGGTGCTGGGCGGCAGTTACGGCGGCTTCCTGGCCCTGGAATACGCGCTGGCGCATCCGCAGAACCTCCAGGCGGTGATCCTGCGCGACACGGCGGCCAGCAACCGCTTCCAGGACACCAGCAAAAAACGGGCGATGGACAGTGAATTTCCCATGGATGAGGCGTCGCTGGACCGCCTGTTTTCCGGACAGATGCGCGACAACGACGATTTCCGTGCCAGCTTCGCGCAGATCCAGCCGCTCTACACCGTGGAACGTGACCCCGCCGCCGAGGCCGAGCGTCTGGCCCGGATACCCTTCCGCTACGCAACACACAACTGGGCGTTCAGCCGCAATCAGCCGGAGTATGACCTGGTGGCCCGCCTGCGGGAAATCAAGGTCCCGGTGCTGGTCACGGTGGGCCGCCACGACTGGATCACGCCGCTGGAGGCCAGCGAAGAACTGGCCGCGCATCTGCCGAACAGTGAACTGGTGGTCTTTGAGCACAGCGGGCATTCACCACAGCTTGAGGAGCAGCCGCTCTACCTCCAGACGGTGCGTGGATTTCTGACCCGTCATATCTCGGCGGTGAACGCGTGA
- a CDS encoding M24 family metallopeptidase: MTEQTPGPISREERAARAKTAFDHLESPQDALVLFDDQFIFYYCGFAFFPTERPVALVITREGERILFVPRLEREHAQQVSEAERVADYPEFPGQHHPLRQLADLLTGLGLEKAAIGVDHDGYPPVMGYDGPALSEALPGAKIQRVSRGLDHQMALKSPAEVTLIRESARWGAHAHRLLQQYTRVGENETEVEARATKEATAAMIAALGDTYRGQNRWMSGAVALYRGQIGVHSALPHAMTTGATFQHGDTLVTGAGAAVWGYISELERTMFVGEASGEQRRFFQHMLNLQDIAFETLRPGRTCADVDEAVRAYYEREQLWDHWRHHVGHSLGQRIHESPFLDIGDSRPLEPGMVLSVEPGLYVPGLGGFRHSDTILITDTGMELLTDYPRDLDSLTLPA, translated from the coding sequence GTGACGGAACAGACCCCCGGCCCGATCAGCCGCGAAGAACGTGCCGCGCGGGCGAAGACGGCCTTCGATCATCTGGAGTCGCCGCAAGACGCCCTGGTGCTGTTCGACGATCAGTTCATCTTCTATTACTGCGGCTTCGCGTTTTTCCCCACCGAGCGGCCGGTGGCCCTGGTCATCACGCGGGAGGGCGAGCGCATCCTGTTCGTTCCCCGCCTGGAGCGCGAACACGCCCAGCAGGTCAGCGAGGCCGAGCGCGTGGCCGACTACCCGGAGTTTCCGGGCCAGCATCACCCGCTGCGGCAACTGGCGGATCTGCTGACCGGCCTGGGCCTGGAGAAAGCGGCCATCGGCGTGGACCATGATGGCTATCCGCCCGTGATGGGCTATGACGGCCCGGCGCTCAGCGAGGCGCTGCCAGGGGCCAAAATTCAGCGGGTGTCGCGCGGCCTGGACCATCAGATGGCGCTCAAATCGCCCGCTGAGGTGACGCTCATCCGGGAAAGCGCCCGCTGGGGTGCACACGCCCACCGTCTGCTTCAGCAGTACACCCGCGTCGGCGAGAACGAGACTGAGGTCGAGGCCCGCGCCACCAAGGAGGCCACCGCCGCCATGATCGCCGCGCTGGGCGACACCTACCGGGGCCAGAACCGCTGGATGAGCGGCGCGGTGGCGCTGTACCGGGGACAGATCGGCGTCCACAGCGCCCTGCCACATGCCATGACCACCGGGGCGACGTTCCAGCACGGCGACACCCTGGTCACCGGGGCCGGGGCCGCCGTCTGGGGCTACATCAGCGAGCTGGAGCGCACCATGTTCGTCGGCGAGGCCAGTGGCGAGCAGCGGCGCTTCTTTCAGCACATGCTCAACTTGCAGGACATCGCGTTCGAGACGTTGCGGCCTGGCCGGACCTGCGCGGACGTCGATGAGGCTGTCCGGGCATATTACGAGCGCGAACAGCTCTGGGACCACTGGCGCCACCACGTCGGCCATAGCCTGGGGCAGCGCATTCACGAGAGTCCATTCCTGGACATCGGCGACAGCCGCCCCCTGGAGCCGGGCATGGTGCTGAGCGTCGAGCCGGGGCTGTATGTGCCGGGACTGGGCGGTTTCCGTCATTCCGATACCATCCTGATCACAGACACAGGCATGGAGCTGTTGACCGATTACCCGCGTGATCTGGACAGTCTCACTTTGCCTGCCTGA
- a CDS encoding dipeptidase: MTDLKDAQTIQPPMQQKNYSGYKSFSYLTPGEDYKVYPLAPELGRVPSRRVEVTDEQEARVRRLFQEQLMISLHDHCFVAPQDLSQFLEFRRWGRDFTGYEGLSVSGLDAVFDNLMNGTAMITSRGGWKWDDVIFDLGMRLSDIAHQEMVVPCRTTEDIVNAKKNGQIAFIVSLEGAAMIENELDRLDILYGLGVRCMGIAYSEGNALGAGLKEPRDGGLTVFGRQAVKRMNRLGIAIDVSHSGDQTALDTIEVSEKPIFITHAGARALWNSNRLKPDDVIRACAEKGGVIGIEAAPHTTLTEQHPRHSIESFMEHFEYCVNLVGIDHVAFGPDVLFGDHVGLHTALTDALSIGASRGHLQYDKVEYVDGIENPAEAFPNIVRWLVKHGYSDGDIAKAVGGNVMRVLKEAWYR; this comes from the coding sequence ATGACCGATCTCAAGGACGCCCAGACCATACAGCCCCCCATGCAGCAGAAGAACTACAGCGGCTACAAGTCGTTCTCGTACCTCACGCCGGGTGAGGACTACAAGGTGTATCCGCTCGCGCCGGAACTTGGCCGCGTGCCCAGTCGCCGCGTCGAGGTTACGGATGAGCAGGAGGCCCGCGTGCGGCGGCTGTTCCAGGAACAGTTGATGATCTCGCTGCACGACCACTGCTTTGTGGCCCCACAGGACCTCAGCCAGTTCCTGGAGTTCCGCCGCTGGGGCCGGGACTTCACCGGTTACGAGGGCCTGAGCGTCTCGGGCCTGGACGCGGTGTTCGACAACCTGATGAACGGCACAGCCATGATCACCTCGCGCGGCGGCTGGAAGTGGGACGACGTGATCTTTGATCTGGGCATGCGCCTGTCGGACATCGCGCACCAGGAGATGGTCGTGCCGTGCCGCACCACCGAGGACATCGTCAATGCCAAGAAGAACGGCCAGATCGCCTTTATCGTCTCGCTGGAAGGCGCGGCCATGATCGAGAACGAGCTGGACCGCCTGGACATCCTGTACGGGCTGGGCGTGCGCTGCATGGGCATCGCCTACAGCGAGGGCAATGCGCTGGGGGCAGGGCTCAAGGAACCGCGCGACGGCGGGTTGACCGTATTTGGGCGGCAGGCCGTGAAACGCATGAACAGACTCGGGATCGCCATCGACGTCAGCCACAGCGGTGATCAGACCGCGCTGGACACCATCGAGGTCAGCGAGAAGCCGATCTTCATCACGCACGCCGGGGCGCGCGCGCTGTGGAACTCCAACCGGCTCAAGCCCGACGACGTGATTCGCGCCTGCGCCGAGAAGGGCGGCGTGATCGGCATCGAGGCCGCGCCGCACACCACCCTGACCGAGCAGCACCCGCGCCACTCCATCGAGTCCTTCATGGAGCATTTCGAGTACTGCGTGAATCTGGTGGGCATCGACCATGTCGCCTTTGGGCCGGACGTGCTGTTCGGCGATCATGTGGGGCTGCATACCGCCCTGACCGACGCGCTGTCCATCGGCGCTTCCCGTGGGCACCTGCAGTACGACAAGGTCGAGTATGTCGACGGCATCGAGAATCCGGCCGAGGCGTTCCCGAACATCGTGCGCTGGCTGGTGAAACATGGCTACAGCGACGGGGACATCGCCAAGGCGGTCGGCGGCAACGTGATGCGCGTTCTGAAAGAGGCCTGGTACCGATGA
- a CDS encoding ABC transporter substrate-binding protein yields MSTKKHTARILGLSTLLLLTGAATTAQAQTAGGVLRAGMQADPVGLDPHVTQATSTRNQLENVYDTLVAFDPSGKIVPSLATKWTTSKDGLTWTFTLRSGVKFHNGRAFEASDVVYSINRIKDPATKSPRSGDFELIKSVTAPNKTTAVVTLSKPFSPLLSKLAFTLNVIVPKEAAATLNTKPVGTGPFSFVEYVPQTRMVLRKNPNFWGKDAKGNKLPYLDGITYSYLPDATARMTALRTGNVDWIEYVPSTSIQTLKSDADVNVLGGPAANYRALFFNVAQKPLDNPKVRRAIAYALNNQEIVDVALLGVGGIASPGTVFPDGNYYASPDASYGKPNLDKARALLKEAGFPNGFTLDLKVTSTYDFLRVPAEIIQAQLAPIGIKVNINALEWSVFLPDILAKKYTATILGESGQGDPDDYLYTPFASDSGGNLTNFKDATIDKWLDQGRQVADPAARKKLYVDVQKRLVDLSPMVFLYSSTQYEAARKAVQGYAHFPNTSYIGLRTAWLKR; encoded by the coding sequence ATGTCCACGAAGAAGCACACTGCCCGCATCCTCGGTCTCAGCACACTGCTCCTGCTCACTGGCGCGGCCACGACCGCCCAGGCACAGACTGCCGGGGGCGTCCTGCGTGCAGGGATGCAGGCTGATCCTGTGGGGCTCGATCCGCATGTCACGCAGGCAACGTCCACGCGCAACCAACTGGAAAACGTCTACGACACCCTGGTGGCCTTTGATCCCAGCGGCAAGATCGTGCCGTCGCTGGCAACCAAGTGGACGACGAGCAAGGACGGGCTGACCTGGACCTTCACCCTGCGCAGCGGCGTGAAATTCCACAATGGACGGGCTTTTGAGGCCAGCGACGTGGTGTACTCGATCAACCGCATCAAGGACCCCGCCACCAAGTCCCCACGCAGCGGTGACTTCGAGCTGATCAAGAGCGTGACTGCGCCGAACAAGACCACCGCCGTGGTTACCCTGAGCAAGCCCTTCTCCCCGCTGCTGAGCAAGCTGGCCTTTACCCTGAACGTGATCGTGCCGAAGGAGGCGGCGGCTACCCTCAACACCAAGCCTGTCGGCACCGGTCCCTTCTCTTTTGTCGAGTACGTGCCGCAGACCCGCATGGTGCTCAGGAAGAATCCCAACTTCTGGGGCAAGGACGCCAAGGGCAACAAGCTGCCGTATCTCGACGGCATCACCTACTCGTATCTGCCCGACGCCACGGCGCGCATGACCGCCCTGCGGACCGGCAACGTGGACTGGATCGAGTACGTGCCCTCCACCTCGATCCAGACGCTCAAGTCCGACGCTGACGTGAATGTGCTGGGCGGCCCCGCCGCCAATTACCGCGCGCTGTTCTTCAATGTGGCGCAGAAACCGCTGGACAACCCCAAGGTGCGCCGCGCTATCGCCTACGCCCTCAACAACCAGGAGATCGTGGACGTCGCGCTGCTGGGTGTGGGCGGGATTGCCTCGCCCGGCACGGTGTTTCCGGACGGCAATTACTACGCCTCGCCGGACGCCAGCTACGGCAAGCCCAATCTCGACAAGGCCCGCGCCCTGCTTAAAGAGGCAGGCTTCCCGAACGGCTTCACACTGGACCTCAAGGTGACCAGCACCTACGACTTCCTGCGGGTGCCCGCCGAGATCATCCAGGCGCAACTCGCGCCCATCGGGATCAAGGTCAACATCAATGCCCTGGAATGGAGTGTGTTCCTGCCCGACATCCTGGCGAAGAAATACACCGCCACCATCCTGGGCGAGAGCGGCCAGGGCGACCCGGACGACTACCTGTACACGCCGTTTGCTTCCGATTCGGGCGGCAACCTGACCAACTTCAAGGACGCCACCATCGACAAGTGGCTGGATCAGGGCCGCCAGGTGGCCGATCCTGCGGCCCGCAAGAAGCTGTACGTGGACGTGCAAAAACGCCTGGTGGACCTCTCGCCGATGGTCTTCCTCTACTCCAGCACCCAGTACGAGGCCGCGCGTAAGGCCGTTCAGGGCTACGCGCACTTCCCGAACACCAGCTACATCGGGCTGCGGACCGCTTGGCTCAAACGCTGA
- a CDS encoding ABC transporter permease: MSAASQPGFAVPRSPTRRAAQLFFRTPSGVVGLALVVLVVICAVFAAQISPYDPVKYLPADRMQGPSLRHWLGTDLYGRDLLSRVIYGSRISLSVSVLSVSFALIVGGLLGALAGFYLKWVDTLIMRLTDVLLAFPAILLAIALLAFLGGGFWNLTLAIAVAFTAPFARVVRAAVLRSREAMFVEASTALGASDARLLWRHVLPNSLGPIMVEVTLRLAYAILGEAALSFLGLGTQPPAPAWGQMIADGRPFLELNAWISVAPGLAIMVTVLGFNLLGDALRDALDPRLGR, translated from the coding sequence GTGAGCGCCGCCTCTCAGCCCGGGTTCGCCGTTCCGCGTTCGCCCACCCGCCGCGCCGCGCAGCTCTTTTTCCGCACGCCCAGCGGCGTGGTGGGGCTGGCGCTGGTGGTGCTGGTGGTGATCTGTGCCGTTTTCGCCGCCCAGATTTCCCCGTACGACCCGGTGAAATACCTGCCCGCCGACCGGATGCAGGGGCCGTCGCTGCGCCACTGGCTCGGCACGGATCTGTATGGACGCGATCTGCTCTCCAGGGTGATCTACGGCAGCCGCATCAGCCTGTCGGTCAGCGTTCTCAGCGTGTCCTTCGCGCTGATCGTTGGCGGGCTGCTGGGCGCACTGGCGGGCTTTTACCTGAAATGGGTGGACACCCTAATCATGCGCCTGACCGACGTGCTGCTGGCCTTCCCGGCGATTTTGCTGGCCATTGCCCTGCTGGCCTTCCTGGGCGGCGGCTTCTGGAACCTGACGCTGGCGATCGCGGTGGCCTTTACCGCGCCGTTCGCCCGGGTGGTGCGGGCCGCCGTGCTGCGCAGCCGCGAGGCCATGTTTGTCGAGGCCAGCACCGCGCTGGGCGCGTCGGACGCCCGGTTGCTGTGGCGACATGTCCTGCCCAACTCGCTGGGGCCGATCATGGTGGAGGTCACGCTGCGGCTGGCCTACGCCATTCTCGGCGAGGCCGCCCTGAGTTTCCTGGGCCTGGGCACGCAGCCGCCCGCCCCCGCCTGGGGCCAGATGATCGCCGATGGACGGCCTTTCCTGGAACTCAATGCCTGGATCTCGGTGGCCCCGGGACTGGCGATCATGGTCACGGTGCTGGGTTTTAACCTGCTGGGGGACGCCCTGCGCGACGCCCTCGATCCCCGGCTGGGCCGCTAG
- a CDS encoding ABC transporter substrate-binding protein, translating to MNRTSVSKWLLAGLLMAGGASAKTIVFGLSGEPISLDPSVTADGNTAYVTTQIYNSLISFKPGTVELQPELALRWTVSNDSLTWTFYLRQNVKFHDGTPLNAEAVRFNFMRWWDPSNEFGAKKPFLGWKNNLGGFKGEAGSLVKDIKVRNQYAIDIILDKPYPALGSILADSGLFGIASPTAIKKNPAQYGTPAGIAVGTGPFMLKKWTSGVNVDLVSNPNYFRAGLPKSEALLFRFVKDPSSRLNELLTGGVDIAAELLPDQLKSIQTNTKLNAVLRPALNLGYLGLNTSYKPLADVRVRTAIASALNKKAIVETFWNGLGITDGHLLPPPLAKNYAKSVTDYKFDPAAAKKMLADAGYPNGFTLDLWYMPVSRPYYPTPKPIAEAMAADLSAIGIKVNLKTEDWAKYLQDRQDGKFQAFMLGFVYVTDPDSAYTYLIAPGSTTDISWNSPEANTALESARKLSSPAQRLPLYQKVDEIMFKEAVRIPIVHSRLLVASGAGIKGWVPSPTGSEKLDTVEK from the coding sequence ATGAATAGAACAAGCGTGAGCAAATGGCTTCTGGCGGGACTCCTGATGGCCGGCGGCGCGTCCGCGAAAACCATCGTATTCGGGCTGAGCGGCGAACCCATCAGCCTCGACCCCAGCGTGACTGCCGACGGCAACACCGCCTACGTGACCACTCAGATCTACAACAGCCTGATCAGCTTCAAACCCGGCACTGTGGAGCTGCAACCAGAGCTGGCGCTGCGCTGGACGGTCAGCAACGACAGCCTGACCTGGACCTTTTACCTGCGCCAGAACGTCAAATTTCACGACGGCACACCGCTGAATGCCGAAGCAGTGCGCTTCAACTTCATGCGCTGGTGGGACCCCAGCAACGAATTCGGCGCGAAAAAGCCGTTCCTGGGCTGGAAGAACAACCTGGGCGGCTTCAAGGGTGAGGCCGGCTCGCTCGTCAAGGACATCAAGGTCCGCAACCAGTACGCCATCGACATCATTCTGGACAAACCGTATCCCGCCCTGGGTTCGATCCTGGCGGATTCCGGGCTGTTCGGCATCGCTTCCCCGACGGCCATCAAGAAGAATCCGGCCCAGTACGGCACGCCTGCGGGCATTGCCGTGGGCACCGGGCCCTTCATGCTGAAGAAATGGACCAGCGGCGTCAACGTCGACCTGGTCAGCAACCCCAACTACTTCCGCGCCGGGCTGCCGAAGTCCGAAGCGCTGCTGTTCCGCTTCGTCAAGGACCCCAGCAGCCGCCTCAACGAGCTGCTCACCGGCGGGGTGGACATCGCCGCCGAACTGCTGCCCGACCAGCTCAAGTCGATCCAGACCAACACCAAGCTGAACGCGGTGCTGCGCCCGGCGCTGAATCTGGGTTACCTGGGCCTGAACACCAGTTACAAACCGCTGGCCGACGTGCGCGTCCGCACCGCAATTGCCAGCGCGCTGAACAAGAAAGCCATCGTGGAGACCTTCTGGAACGGTCTGGGCATCACCGACGGCCACCTGTTGCCGCCGCCCCTGGCCAAGAACTATGCCAAGAGCGTGACCGACTACAAATTTGACCCGGCCGCCGCCAAAAAGATGTTGGCCGACGCCGGTTACCCCAACGGCTTCACGCTGGACCTGTGGTACATGCCGGTCAGCCGTCCGTACTACCCCACGCCCAAGCCCATCGCCGAGGCGATGGCCGCCGACCTCTCGGCCATCGGCATCAAGGTCAACCTGAAGACCGAGGACTGGGCCAAGTATCTGCAAGACCGCCAGGACGGCAAGTTCCAGGCGTTCATGCTGGGCTTCGTGTACGTCACCGATCCCGACAGCGCCTACACCTACCTGATCGCCCCCGGCTCCACCACCGACATCAGCTGGAACAGCCCGGAAGCCAACACCGCGCTGGAAAGTGCGCGCAAGTTGTCCAGCCCCGCCCAGCGCCTGCCGCTGTACCAGAAGGTGGACGAGATCATGTTCAAGGAGGCCGTGCGGATTCCGATCGTGCATTCCCGCCTGCTCGTTGCCAGCGGCGCGGGCATTAAGGGCTGGGTCCCCAGTCCCACGGGCTCTGAGAAGCTCGACACGGTGGAGAAGTAA
- a CDS encoding M20/M25/M40 family metallo-hydrolase → MNVNAIHADLQQHFDQDLEDIRRFLRQPSISYTGEGIAETAQAVADLIAGLGGEAEVVQTPGHPIVYGELWQDAPKTLLIYGMYDVMPTDEDGWIAEPFGAEIHDLPGLGPSIICRGAVNTKGPLAAFFTAMRAIVRVEGKLPVNLLFAVEGEEEMGSRSFPAFAEQYAEKLKRADAVLFPFFEQDEAGMPSLVLGTKGMLYVELICTGGEWGGPSERGIHGSYNAWVKSPVWRLTRALASFVDDDENILVDGFFDDVHPLSEREAALLDQQIDAGRFDAGVFRDAYAVRRLKDSDDRQAWHRLFSQPQLNIDGLFAGYTGPETKTVLPHQATAKVDVRMVPNMDPDKVLAGLRAHLDRGGFTDIEIKVYNKYPWSKLSLDEPAVQAMIRTYQGLHGELELWPINPGSAPYYVFERLLGLPYVTGGLGHGSRQHSSNEYCTVAGILAFERSMVTFLDEFTRGPAAPQGEQHE, encoded by the coding sequence ATGAACGTCAACGCCATTCACGCCGACCTGCAGCAGCATTTCGATCAGGATCTGGAGGACATCCGCCGGTTTCTGCGACAGCCCAGCATCAGCTACACCGGAGAGGGCATCGCCGAAACCGCGCAGGCCGTGGCCGACCTGATCGCCGGACTGGGCGGCGAGGCCGAGGTGGTGCAGACGCCGGGCCATCCCATCGTGTACGGCGAGTTGTGGCAGGACGCCCCCAAGACGCTGCTGATCTACGGCATGTATGACGTGATGCCCACCGACGAGGACGGCTGGATCGCGGAGCCGTTCGGGGCCGAGATCCACGACCTCCCGGGATTGGGGCCAAGCATCATCTGCCGGGGCGCAGTGAACACCAAGGGGCCGCTGGCCGCCTTCTTCACGGCCATGCGCGCCATCGTGCGGGTCGAAGGAAAACTGCCCGTCAACCTGCTGTTTGCCGTTGAGGGCGAGGAGGAGATGGGCAGCCGCTCCTTTCCCGCTTTTGCCGAACAGTACGCGGAGAAGCTCAAGCGCGCCGACGCGGTCCTCTTTCCCTTCTTTGAACAGGACGAGGCCGGGATGCCCAGCCTGGTGCTGGGCACTAAGGGCATGCTGTACGTCGAGCTGATCTGCACCGGCGGCGAGTGGGGTGGCCCCAGCGAACGCGGCATTCACGGCAGCTACAACGCCTGGGTGAAAAGCCCGGTGTGGCGGCTGACGCGGGCGCTGGCCAGCTTCGTGGACGACGACGAGAACATCCTGGTCGACGGCTTCTTTGACGATGTCCACCCACTTTCCGAACGGGAAGCGGCCCTTCTTGACCAGCAGATCGACGCAGGTCGGTTCGACGCCGGAGTGTTCCGCGACGCCTATGCGGTTCGCCGACTCAAGGACAGTGATGACCGCCAGGCCTGGCACCGCCTGTTCTCGCAGCCGCAACTCAACATCGACGGCCTGTTCGCGGGCTACACCGGACCGGAAACCAAAACCGTGCTGCCGCACCAGGCGACGGCCAAGGTGGACGTGCGGATGGTCCCCAACATGGACCCCGACAAGGTGCTGGCCGGGTTGCGCGCCCACCTGGACAGGGGGGGATTCACTGACATCGAGATCAAGGTCTACAACAAGTATCCCTGGTCGAAACTCAGCCTGGACGAGCCCGCGGTGCAGGCCATGATCCGCACCTACCAGGGATTGCACGGCGAACTGGAGCTGTGGCCGATCAACCCCGGCAGCGCCCCGTACTACGTGTTTGAGCGCCTGCTGGGCCTGCCCTACGTCACGGGGGGGCTGGGACACGGCTCGCGGCAGCATTCCAGCAACGAGTACTGCACGGTGGCGGGCATCCTGGCGTTCGAGCGTTCGATGGTCACCTTTCTGGATGAATTCACACGGGGGCCAGCGGCCCCACAAGGAGAACAGCATGAATAG
- a CDS encoding cupin domain-containing protein, producing the protein MERLTMSESVNVGEFSALPARIGQLSFPAGTVLPPNSHEQDEISFIHSGVLRAVSGGQSYTLRGGDVTLIPAGEVHEAEVLEAVTLSYVLLEKP; encoded by the coding sequence ATGGAACGGCTCACCATGAGCGAGAGTGTCAACGTCGGAGAATTCTCCGCCCTGCCCGCCCGCATCGGCCAGCTCAGTTTTCCCGCGGGAACGGTGCTGCCGCCCAACAGCCATGAGCAGGACGAGATCTCGTTCATTCACAGCGGCGTGCTGCGCGCCGTCAGCGGTGGTCAGAGCTACACCTTGCGCGGCGGCGACGTGACCCTGATCCCGGCGGGGGAGGTTCATGAGGCCGAGGTGCTGGAGGCCGTGACCCTCAGCTACGTGCTGCTGGAAAAACCTTGA
- a CDS encoding ABC transporter permease produces MTGGWLVRRVLLALLAAFGVGVLVFTLLRLIPGDVVTQLIGLEGNVSAAQQAEMRRLFGLDQPIWMQFLSWFGALLRGDFGVSLRTDRPVFTDLLLRFPVTLQLSAMALLFAVLVGLPLGILAALKRGRAADLISSSFVLVGLAAPEFWLAILLILLFSLNLGWFPPNGYISPGESLIGNLKSLFLPALALSFGLAAATTRIVRASLLDVLSQDYIRTAHAKGLSGGSVVIRHALRNALIPVITVIGLQVGNLLGGAVIIEQLFGLPGIGRFALEGINLRDYPVVQGAVLWIAVSYVLVNVVVDVLYGVIDSRVRYS; encoded by the coding sequence TTGACCGGAGGCTGGCTGGTCCGGCGCGTGCTGCTGGCCCTGCTGGCTGCCTTCGGTGTCGGGGTGCTGGTTTTCACCCTGCTGCGGCTGATCCCCGGTGACGTGGTCACGCAACTGATCGGTCTGGAAGGCAACGTCAGCGCCGCGCAGCAGGCCGAGATGCGCCGTCTGTTCGGCCTGGATCAACCGATCTGGATGCAGTTCCTGAGCTGGTTCGGGGCGCTGCTGCGCGGCGACTTTGGCGTCAGTCTCCGCACAGATCGGCCCGTCTTCACCGATCTGCTGCTGCGTTTCCCGGTCACGCTGCAACTTTCAGCGATGGCCCTGCTGTTCGCCGTGCTGGTGGGCCTGCCGCTGGGCATCCTGGCCGCGCTTAAGCGGGGCAGGGCGGCCGACCTGATTTCCAGCTCCTTCGTCCTTGTCGGCCTGGCCGCGCCGGAGTTCTGGCTGGCGATCCTGCTGATCTTGCTGTTCAGCCTCAACCTCGGCTGGTTCCCCCCCAACGGCTACATCTCACCGGGCGAGTCGCTGATCGGCAACCTCAAGAGCCTGTTTCTCCCCGCGCTGGCCCTGAGCTTCGGGCTGGCCGCCGCCACCACCCGGATCGTGCGGGCCAGCCTGCTGGACGTGCTGTCGCAGGACTATATCCGTACCGCCCATGCCAAGGGACTGAGTGGCGGCTCTGTGGTGATTCGCCACGCCCTGCGCAACGCCCTGATTCCGGTGATCACGGTGATTGGCCTCCAGGTGGGCAACCTGCTGGGCGGGGCGGTGATCATCGAGCAACTGTTCGGCCTGCCTGGGATCGGGCGTTTCGCGCTGGAGGGCATCAATCTGCGCGACTACCCGGTGGTGCAGGGCGCGGTGCTGTGGATCGCGGTGAGCTACGTGCTGGTCAATGTGGTGGTGGACGTCCTGTACGGCGTGATCGACAGCCGGGTGCGCTACTCGTGA